The genomic stretch CATGTATTTCTTCTTGGCACATATGATCAACAAGTTCCAATACCTAAAGTACAGTTTGGTGGCTATCCTAAGTTTTGTGGGGCTCAAAATGATCTTGTCACATCATATTGCCTTTCCCAAATGGATATCTTTGGGCTTTATTGCCTTGGCACTTGGTCTGGGCGTTCTGGCTTCCTTGCTCAAAAAGGACAAGATTGTTGAACATTGATTCGAAAGATTAGGGAGCACGGAACAAAAAAAAGTCCTCAAAAATATTTTGAGGACCTTACTTAAAGCAGATTTGATGTTTCCTATAACCTCTCGATCTCCTTTTTTAGTTCTTCTTTGGAATTTCCGGTCTTTTCTTGGAGTCTGCCCAACATTTGGTCAAACTTTCCTTCGGAATACGTTAAATCATTATCGGTAAGCTCACCATATTTTTCTTTGAACTTTCCTTTGACTTGTTTCCATTTACCTTCTAACTGATCGCTGTTCATATTCGTAAAATTTTAGATTAATAATTCTTTATAGCCAAGCTATTGCTTTATATTTCAAAGTGTTGACCCGGAACGCAAAATTTTTGACCTTAATGCATCACTCCAGTATTCTCCTGACCTAAAATTTGTTTTTAATCCTTTAAGGGCAATAAAAAAGTCAAATGGAGCAAGCTCTGCCCCTCTAATTTTTAAATTTTGAAGTGTAGGTTGTATCTCCTACATCAAATAAAAAAAGAAGGCTATGCCAAATCCAAGAATTAAGAACGAAGAACAATATGAAGCTTTGCGCGATAAGGGATACAGCAAGGAGAAATCGGCCCGAATCGCAAACACTCCCGATTCCGGAAAAAAAGGGGGAGAGGCAAGCCCATATGAAGAGTGGACCAAGGATAAACTTTATGACAAGGCCAAGATGGTGGGTATAGAGGGCCGTTCCACTATGACCAAGGATGAGCTTATCCATGCCCTAAGGAACCATTAAAAGAGACAACATAACCAATTCGTTTAAGTGCATGAACTATATAGCGCCCAAAATTATACGACAAATTTTTATCCTCCTGCTGATTTTGACATTGGGAGGGTTGATCATGTTTGAAATGGCCCCTTATTTTTCCGGGGTTTTGGGTACTATAACCTTGTTCGTTCTTTTAAAAAGGCCAATGAAAAAGTTGGTGGACAAGGGGTGGAACGAGACATTGGCAGCAAGCCTGTTAATGGTGATATCCTTTTTTATTATTTTATTGCCGATCTCTGGGGCTTTTCTCATGTTGGGAAACAAAATCAGCAAGGCGATAGAGAATTCGGAGAAGGTGACTTCCATTATAAAGTCGCAGATACAATATTTTGAAAACCTGATAGGGTACAAGCTCAGTTCCCAAATAGATGCCTCTGGGATTTCGAAATGGCTTACCAACAATCTCGAAGGTTTGGTCGGCGGTACTTTTAATACGGTGATTGCCATATCCATAATGTATTTTCTGCTTTTTTATATGCTCACCAACCAGAAAAAACTTTATAAATCCCTTTTTGACTATATCCCCATAAGCAACAAGAACCTTAAGGTAATAGGGAATGAGATCAACGATATTGTTAGGGCAAACACCTTGGGAATACCTCTGGTGGCCCTGGCCCAAGGGGCGGTTGCCTTGATCGGTTTTTTGATTTTTGGAATAGAGAACCCATTTTTTTGGGCGGTGATGGTCACCATCGGTTCCATGATCCCCTTTGTGGGCAACCTTTTGGGTACCGTGCCGGTATTTATCCTCACCCTGAGCAATGGGCAAACGTTTCAAGCTTGGGGCGTGTTGGTGTATGGTATTGTTGTGGTAGGCTTAACGGACAATCTTATTAGGCTTTACGTGCTCAAAAAATTGGACAACGTACATCCATTGATAACTTTAATAGGCGTAATCGTGGGTATACCCTTGTTCGGTTTCATTGGATTGGTTTTTGGTCCTTTGCTCATCAACCTTTTCTTGGTAATCGTTCGAATATATAAAAGGGAATATGGCAACCCCCGGGAAAACCAGCAATTAAGTGCTTAAAAATGTACTTACCAATAAATACAAACCTCATTAGTGTCAAAACAAAACCGTTTTGAACTAATTAAAAAGTTTTGGAATCAGTATAATTTATTAAACAAAAAAAATTGCAATGTTGAACGAACTAGAACAAATCAGACTAAGTAAAATAGCGGATACGGACCATGAAATCTTTGCTTTGCTAAAGCAGCGATATAGTCCAAGAATATTTGGGGACCAGAAAATCGAAGAAAATCAACTACGGCAACTTTTCGAAGCTGCGCGTTGGGCCGCAAGTTCCAACAATCTACAGCCGTGGAGATTTATCTATGCAGAACGGGAATCCGAAGCTTTTGACAAAATCGTGGATTGTTTGAGCGATTTTAACAAGAAGTGGGCATCCAAAGCACCCATATTGGTGCTGGCCATTTATAAAAAAGAAACTGATGATGGAAAGGAAAACTTCCATGCACCCCATGATCTGGGACTGAGTTTGGGCAATATGACCGTCCAAGCACAATACCTGGACATAGCTCTTCACCACATGGCCGGTGTGGATTGGAAAAAGGCACAAAAAAGATTCAATGTGCCGGAAGGTTATCACGTTTCTTCGGCCATAGCAATAGGATATTATGGGGGCGAATTGGATGACCTATCCAAAGATCTTCAAGAAAGCGAAAGGGCAGACCGACAACGGATGCCCCAAGAAGATTTTGCCTTTAAGAATGAATGGGAGAGTTAAAAAATAAATGATAGGGGCAAGTCAATAACCATGCATTGGTCATTGCTTGCTCCAAAATTAAACAGGGGATTCAAAGAACATTCCAGAAAGTATTATTCCAAAAACAATAAGAATCAAAATGGCCAAGATTATCACAAAGCCAAGTTTAGTGATACGGCTATTTTTAAAGATATAGTTGCGTTTTGGATTTTCTTTGTTTTTAACGAACTCTGTATTTTCCTCGGACTGCTTTTGATCTTTCTTTTTCATAATGGGGTTATTTTGATTTCGTTGGCAAGGCAGTGCAAAATTCCCACCTTAACAATTCGAAGCTATTTATTTTTGAAGTACAACTTTGACATATTTAAATAAAATGTTGACCCAAAAGATGGCCGCCACTAAAGTGGCGATATTGATCAAATGGGTCAACAATCTATTTTATAGGATAAACGTGAATCCACTACTTGGGATAATTTTATTAAAGCGGATGTAGTTCCCCAAAAAACTGAGCATCCAAATAACTTTAAATACCTAAACCAATGGATGAATCACCTACAATGGGGAAGAAGCTCAACAATCTTCTTGAAAAGATATATAGCACGGAGAACGGTTTTGATAAGGCGTCAAAACGGGCGGTCAGTGCAGCATTAAAGAACTTTTTTCTGGAAAAGGCCTCGGAACGTTGCCGGTTTGGGCACCAGTTGAAAACCGAAATGATGAAGTTCAATCAACAAATACTCATGAATGTTGGTTCTGCGGGAACTTTGCATGAAAGTTGGACGGATGTAATGGCATTTTTTTCATCAAATAATGATGAATCCATGTTTGAAGAGGCCATAATGGCCGAAAAAGCGGTCCTTGACGAATATCGCGGAGTGTTGGAGGAAATCGGGCTACTTCCCAGCACCGAACTGTTGATCCGACGCCAAATGAACAAAATTTCCCATGACCTTACCATTATAAGAAGGTTGGAGGATATAGGCCAGAAGTAAGACGCCAACGCGGCCAACCTAACTTCCTGTACTTACTCGGAGTGCCCGTTTTTTACCTGCTTATGGTATTCCTTGGGCGATATGCCGTACTTTTCCTTGAAAAGTTTGGAGAGGTAACTCCTGGAATTGATACCGACCTTAAAACTTATTTCGGTAATGTTCATATCCGTTTTTTCCAAAAACTCCTTGGTCTTCTCGATCCTGTAGTTTCGGATATATTCGTTCACCGAGGCATTGTAGAGCCTTTTAAAACCGAGTTGTAAAGTGGTTTGGTTGAGCCCCACTCTTTTTGCCAAGCTTACAATATTGTCCATTCTGTTGATTTCATCATGGATTATTTCTGCAGCTTTTTCAATTTTTGACAGCGTGGCCTGCCTCAATATTTTATGCTTACCGTTGCCGTTCAGGTCATCGAGATATTGTTGCAGTTGGTGTGACAAAATCTCGTAAGCCTTGCCCTCTTGGTAGACCGTTCTCATAAAATCCGTTAAATCGCATTCGGTGAATTCTTCCATAAATTTTGCGATTTCCAAACTGTAGTGCGCCTTGTGGTAAAAAGTTTGGGTGCCGTTCAGGTCACGAAAAAGTTCCATAAGATCCTCGTTCATTTCAGGAAGGAATTCACTGATTTTGTCCTCGAACAGTTTCCTGTTAATTTCTAGGCTGAATGTACATATGGGTTGGTCCGGAGGAAACCTGAACACATGGTTGTTTTGGGGGGTGCTGGATAAAATAACATTCTCCAACCGCTGTATTTCGTGGGTCTCGTCCATTCCATCAAATTGATGTACAATAGTGGATTCCCTGTTAAAGACCAACTTTAAAGGGTGTATGAGTCCCTTCTGGTACTCCAGGACCAGTTCTTTTTTTAATCGGCAGTCAAACTCCAAGACCCCGACGCCGTTTTCAAAATGGGTTCCCTTGATAAAGCCGGAGCCTATCTTGGCCGGTACCCGAAGACAGTATTCATTGTTCTCTTCTTCGATGTCCACCTGAAAACTTTCTGCCAGATCATTTATGAGTTGTTTGACATCGGAATCGCTAACTTCAAATGTAACGTTCATTTATTATGGTCGTCCTTGGACAATAAGATAAGCCAAAGACCTTATTTTGGTTTTAAACCGTTAATTAAGCATATTTTTCAATCATCTGCCAATTTTATTTTTAAATGGGTCAAGAAAGTTAGCTAATGTGTCAACGTAAATCCAACTATTATCACACTTTTGATTAAAATTGAGAAGTATGGAAAGTGAATATGCAAAACATGAGAAAGATTATATAAAAGTGTACCAAGAAAAAGGATACACCACAAATTTTAGATTTGATGAAGGGAAATTGATAGCCTCCAAAACCAAGGAGAGCTACAGTCCGGAAGATATCTTTATTGTTGCGGACCACCGTTATGAGGGGATGAGCAATCCATCGGACATGTCCATACTATACGTTCTGGAGACCAAAGACGGAAAAAAGGGCACCCATTTGTTGGGATATGGCCCCAATGCAGATTTGGACGCGACCGAATTCTTTAAGGCCATTCCAAAGGAAAATGTATCCGACAGGGCAAGTATAGATTCTTAATCAGGTACGATTCATCAGCTTTACGAATCAATCCTAAAGCGTTAGAAGTTTACCTTTCTTTCAAGGTATAAGTTTTGCATATCACAAGGCCATATTTTTTATGGCCTGTAAATGCTATCACCTCAAAAATCCTTTCTTTCCAACAATCATAAAAGTTCAACTTTTATTGGCATGTTGTACTTAAAAAGTGGTAAATGGGTTCGTTCCCAATATTTTTTTAAGTACCGATCAATTGCACAACAGTCTAATCCATTGTAATGGTGAAAGTTCATTATTGGTCAAAAACACGACAATACTGTTAAATAATTATCTAAATTTATTCTAAACTTGCAAAGGTCTGCCCCAACCATTTTAACGGCTTTACCAAATATGCAGAATAGGAATGAACATTAGCGTCAAATATGATATAAACATCACTTGTAAAACCATTTTAAAGGAGCAATTGGATAAATTGAACATACCCCACGTTCTCCACGGCACAGGTGAAATAGAAGTTAAAAGGACGCTTTCGGCCCAAGAAATGGAGCAATTGGTCACCAATTTGGGCGCCTATGGCATTTATGTCTTGAGCGACCAACGTACAGCTTTGGTGCAACGCATCAAGAATACCATTAATGAAATGTTGGAAGATGACGGCCTCAGGTCGCACAAGGTTTCCGTATACCTTGCCGATAAGCTCAATTATTCCTACACCTATCTATCCAACCTTTTTTCTGAAACCACCTATACCTCCATAGAGAATTTTGTGATTTTGCGAAAGGTCGATCTTGCCAAGGACCTAATAGCGAACACCGACCTAACATTAACAGAAATAGCCTATCGTTTAAACTATAGTAGCGTGGCACATTTATCCGGTCAGTTTAAAAAAATTACTGGATTGACGCCTACCAAGTTTCTAAATATTTTGGAAAAGCGAAAGGACAATAGAATACAACAAACTATATGAATATACTTCCCTCAAATCCCGGCAACCAAATCCTTAATGTTGCCCTGGCGGATGACGATGAAGACGACCGCTTATTTTTTCAGGAAGCCATGGAGGATATTGCCATACGCACCAAGCTATCGTTGTTGAACGATGGGCAGGAATTGATGGATTATCTCAATCTTCCCAACATTATTTTGCCCAATTTGATTTTTTTGGATTTGAACATGCCCATTAAAAACGGAATGCAGTGCTTAAAGGAGATCCGTTCCAGTTCCAGGCTTAACGATGTGTGCATTGCCATTTATTCCACTTCCTGTTCCGAGAAGGATATTGAAGAGACCTTTGTGAACGGTGCCAATGTTTATTTGAACAAGCCCAATAACTTTAGTAAATTGAGGGAATCAATAGAAAAAGTACTGCAGATCAATTGGCAATACCACACATCAAACCTCAATAGGGATAATTTTTTATTGCGATTGTGACCAAAATTGTGGAGCAAATGTTTTAACTATGCAGCCATATGTTATAAACCCAACGCCAAGTTTACAATTTGGTTGTTCCACTAACCAATGGATTTAAAGATTTTTCGCCGCATAGCACGATCTCCCGTAGTGGACAACTTGGCCCTGGTAATGGCCATAGGGCTGCTATTGTTCATAACGACTGTTTTGTTCAGGCAGATAAAGAGACTTGAGATTTCCGCCGAGTCGGTATCACATTCCCTAACGGTAGATAAGGAAATCAATACATTGTTTACCCAATACGATTTAATGGAATCCGCAGAGTTCAGGTCCGTAATATTAAGGGACTCGACTTTTGAGGAATCGTACATAGACCATAAGATTGAAAGCGACCAAACGTTTAATAGACTTTATGGCCTTGTCGAGGAAATGCCCTACCATCGAACAAGTTTGGATTCCGTTGCCCAATTCAAAGATAGCTTACATATTACCCTCACAGCTTTGCATGGCAAGGTAAGGCCCTTGTTGGCAGATTCCACCGCTATGGTGTACGTGGAAAACGCAGCCGCGACATTAAAGCAATTGCGGGGCATCAAAAGAAATATGTTGCAGCATAACGAGACATTCCTGCAAGATCGTTTAACGGCCTACAGGCGACTCACTTTTCTTACGCCGCTCACCACCCTGTTCCTTGCCCTGTTCTCCATTCTGGTATTTACCATAGCATTTTTCCGCTTGCGCAGGCACAAAAACAAAATCCAGTCCTCCGAGGCACTTTTGCAGAATATTGTGCAGAGCACGGACAATATCATGAACTATTACGAGCCGATGCGCGACTCCAACGGAAAGGTGGTCGACTTTAAGGTAATGTTCGCCAATATATGCAATAGGGACTATTTAAACCTGGAACCGGATGAACTCCTTGGTAAGCCCATATCCAAGGTTTTTCCCTTTGTTTTGCAAAACAACGAACTGGAAAGGATGATAGAGTGTTTCCATCAAAACAAGACCATCGATTTTGAGCGACAGGTAACCGTGGACGGGGAGCAATATTGGTTCCATACCTTTGTTAGGGCAATGGATGGGGGAATTTTGGAGGTGGTTCGCAACAATACGGAAGAATATAATGCAAAGGAAAACCTTCTAAAATTGAACCAAGAGCTGGAGGTACAGAACTTTATCATGACCGAGGCCAAGAGAGTTGCCCAGATTGGAAGCTATACATGGGACCTGGATATGGACGTGATAGAGCTTTCCGATAATTACTACCGTATATTGGGTTACGAACCGAAGGAGTTCGAACCCACATTGGAATCATTTCGAAATATTATACATCCTGATGATCTTACGAAATATGATGAGAACGGAAAACGGCTTAAATCAAG from Flagellimonas oceani encodes the following:
- a CDS encoding CsbD family protein, whose translation is MNSDQLEGKWKQVKGKFKEKYGELTDNDLTYSEGKFDQMLGRLQEKTGNSKEELKKEIERL
- a CDS encoding DUF7218 family protein codes for the protein MPNPRIKNEEQYEALRDKGYSKEKSARIANTPDSGKKGGEASPYEEWTKDKLYDKAKMVGIEGRSTMTKDELIHALRNH
- a CDS encoding AI-2E family transporter, with protein sequence MNYIAPKIIRQIFILLLILTLGGLIMFEMAPYFSGVLGTITLFVLLKRPMKKLVDKGWNETLAASLLMVISFFIILLPISGAFLMLGNKISKAIENSEKVTSIIKSQIQYFENLIGYKLSSQIDASGISKWLTNNLEGLVGGTFNTVIAISIMYFLLFYMLTNQKKLYKSLFDYIPISNKNLKVIGNEINDIVRANTLGIPLVALAQGAVALIGFLIFGIENPFFWAVMVTIGSMIPFVGNLLGTVPVFILTLSNGQTFQAWGVLVYGIVVVGLTDNLIRLYVLKKLDNVHPLITLIGVIVGIPLFGFIGLVFGPLLINLFLVIVRIYKREYGNPRENQQLSA
- a CDS encoding nitroreductase family protein, producing the protein MLNELEQIRLSKIADTDHEIFALLKQRYSPRIFGDQKIEENQLRQLFEAARWAASSNNLQPWRFIYAERESEAFDKIVDCLSDFNKKWASKAPILVLAIYKKETDDGKENFHAPHDLGLSLGNMTVQAQYLDIALHHMAGVDWKKAQKRFNVPEGYHVSSAIAIGYYGGELDDLSKDLQESERADRQRMPQEDFAFKNEWES
- a CDS encoding DUF2383 domain-containing protein; this translates as MDESPTMGKKLNNLLEKIYSTENGFDKASKRAVSAALKNFFLEKASERCRFGHQLKTEMMKFNQQILMNVGSAGTLHESWTDVMAFFSSNNDESMFEEAIMAEKAVLDEYRGVLEEIGLLPSTELLIRRQMNKISHDLTIIRRLEDIGQK
- a CDS encoding helix-turn-helix transcriptional regulator — translated: MNVTFEVSDSDVKQLINDLAESFQVDIEEENNEYCLRVPAKIGSGFIKGTHFENGVGVLEFDCRLKKELVLEYQKGLIHPLKLVFNRESTIVHQFDGMDETHEIQRLENVILSSTPQNNHVFRFPPDQPICTFSLEINRKLFEDKISEFLPEMNEDLMELFRDLNGTQTFYHKAHYSLEIAKFMEEFTECDLTDFMRTVYQEGKAYEILSHQLQQYLDDLNGNGKHKILRQATLSKIEKAAEIIHDEINRMDNIVSLAKRVGLNQTTLQLGFKRLYNASVNEYIRNYRIEKTKEFLEKTDMNITEISFKVGINSRSYLSKLFKEKYGISPKEYHKQVKNGHSE
- a CDS encoding AraC family transcriptional regulator — its product is MNISVKYDINITCKTILKEQLDKLNIPHVLHGTGEIEVKRTLSAQEMEQLVTNLGAYGIYVLSDQRTALVQRIKNTINEMLEDDGLRSHKVSVYLADKLNYSYTYLSNLFSETTYTSIENFVILRKVDLAKDLIANTDLTLTEIAYRLNYSSVAHLSGQFKKITGLTPTKFLNILEKRKDNRIQQTI
- a CDS encoding response regulator, producing the protein MNILPSNPGNQILNVALADDDEDDRLFFQEAMEDIAIRTKLSLLNDGQELMDYLNLPNIILPNLIFLDLNMPIKNGMQCLKEIRSSSRLNDVCIAIYSTSCSEKDIEETFVNGANVYLNKPNNFSKLRESIEKVLQINWQYHTSNLNRDNFLLRL
- a CDS encoding ATP-binding protein, with the translated sequence MDLKIFRRIARSPVVDNLALVMAIGLLLFITTVLFRQIKRLEISAESVSHSLTVDKEINTLFTQYDLMESAEFRSVILRDSTFEESYIDHKIESDQTFNRLYGLVEEMPYHRTSLDSVAQFKDSLHITLTALHGKVRPLLADSTAMVYVENAAATLKQLRGIKRNMLQHNETFLQDRLTAYRRLTFLTPLTTLFLALFSILVFTIAFFRLRRHKNKIQSSEALLQNIVQSTDNIMNYYEPMRDSNGKVVDFKVMFANICNRDYLNLEPDELLGKPISKVFPFVLQNNELERMIECFHQNKTIDFERQVTVDGEQYWFHTFVRAMDGGILEVVRNNTEEYNAKENLLKLNQELEVQNFIMTEAKRVAQIGSYTWDLDMDVIELSDNYYRILGYEPKEFEPTLESFRNIIHPDDLTKYDENGKRLKSRQEPRENIFKIISKQGQVKYIRTKGVYIQRQGRTVLIGVVQDVTSQVETENVLRLNNLELERSNVELESFNRVVSHDLQEPLRKIQMFISRIDGEEKNKLSERGRGYFDRIDKVAARMQSLIRNLLNYSRIDSTHDDFEPIDLDKVLQKVKEEYAERIKAEKAEIKWEKLPTVQGVGFQLEQLFGNLVSNSIKYRNPEEAPRIAIISEKVDHQEIPEAFIKAANHYHKITLTDNGIGFDNESATKIFEVFQRLHPKTKYSGTGIGLAICKKIVENHHGFIQAHGVDGKGSTFIIYLPA